The Populus alba chromosome 4, ASM523922v2, whole genome shotgun sequence genome contains a region encoding:
- the LOC118038805 gene encoding alpha carbonic anhydrase 7-like: protein MGKLAIQLLFLITFFLVLVSHILPITSQEVEDEREFNYDPYSEKGPAHWGRIRPEWSACSNGTMQSPIDLLNEIVDIVPDLGRLNRSYKPGNAILKNRGHDIMLKWESGAGIIEINGTEYVLNQCHWHSPSEHTIDGERFALELHMVHESLDGKIAVVGILYKIGRPDSFLSSLTKQLEYVAGTTERDTVVGVVDPRNIKIGSRKYYRYLGSLTTPPCTENVVWTVVKKVRTVTKEQVQLLRVAVHDDSDTNARPLQPLNGRTVKLFIPEDKDD, encoded by the exons ATGGGAAAGCTAGCAATCCAGCTCCTCTTTTTGATCACTTTCTTCCTCGTTCTTGTTTCCCATATCCTCCCGATAACATCTCAAGAAGTTG AGGATGAAAGGGAGTTTAATTACGATCCATATAGTGAGAAGGGACCGGCTCATTGGGGAAGGATTCGCCCTGAATGGAGTGCATGTAGCAATGGAACTATGCAGTCTCCTATTGATCTGTTGAACGAAATAGTTGATATAGTCCCCGATTTGGGGAGACTCAATAGAAGTTACAAGCCTGGCAATGCCATTCTTAAGAATAGAGGACATGATATTATG CTGAAATGGGAAAGTGGTGCAggaattattgaaataaatggAACTGAATATGTTCTCAACCAGTGTCACTGGCATTCACCTTCTGAACATACAATCGATGGCGAGAG GTTTGCTTTAGAGTTGCACATGGTTCATGAGAGCCTCGATGGAAAGATTGCTGTTGTTGGGATTCTGTACAAGATAGGAAGACCAGACTCTTTCCTCTCTTCT CTGACAAAACAATTAGAATACGTTGCCGGCACAACTGAACGAGACACCGTGGTTGGCGTAGTCGATCCAAGGAACATTAAGATAGGCAGCAGAAAGTACTATAGATACTTGGGCTCCCTCACGACTCCTCCTTGCACTGAAAATGTTGTGTGGACCGTTGTGAAAAAG GTGAGGACTGTCACAAAAGAGCAAGTCCAGTTGCTTCGTGTAGCTGTTCATGAT GACTCGGACACAAATGCAAGACCTCTGCAACCATTAAATGGTCGAACGGTGAAACTATTTATACCAGAAGACAAAGATGACTGA